A single genomic interval of Brevibacillus brevis harbors:
- a CDS encoding ClpP family protease, producing MPNQQFNDFLNRPPFGNTTVNSKESRPQSPTDDQEPAASPPSEAPAQEDPKKKLLDSITQLGQTNVPQLESNIYCMTIIGQVEGHIQLPPQNKTTKYEHLIPQLVAAEQNSKIEGVLVILNTVGGDVEAGLAIAEMVSSLSKPVVTLVLGGGHSIGVPIAVAGSYSFIAETATMTIHPIRLTGLVIGVPQTFEYLDKMQDRVVSFISRHSNVSEDKFRELMTRTGELTRDIGTNVIGVDAVKYGLIDEVGGLGSALKKLNELIKAQKGEESVLQ from the coding sequence ATGCCGAATCAACAATTTAACGATTTTCTAAATAGGCCACCGTTTGGAAACACAACGGTAAATAGTAAGGAATCTCGGCCACAATCACCAACTGATGATCAGGAGCCTGCAGCTTCGCCGCCGTCAGAAGCACCTGCACAAGAAGATCCGAAGAAAAAACTGCTCGATTCCATTACGCAACTGGGTCAGACAAACGTCCCGCAGCTCGAAAGCAATATTTATTGTATGACTATCATCGGACAAGTAGAAGGGCATATTCAGCTCCCTCCTCAAAATAAGACGACCAAATACGAGCACCTCATCCCTCAATTGGTTGCGGCAGAACAAAACAGCAAAATAGAGGGCGTGCTTGTTATTTTGAATACGGTTGGTGGGGATGTGGAAGCGGGCTTGGCGATTGCGGAAATGGTTTCTTCCTTATCCAAACCGGTAGTCACACTCGTACTCGGCGGTGGTCATAGTATTGGTGTGCCAATCGCTGTAGCTGGTTCGTACTCGTTTATTGCAGAAACGGCTACAATGACAATCCACCCGATCCGCTTGACGGGTCTTGTAATTGGTGTGCCCCAAACGTTTGAGTACTTGGACAAAATGCAAGATCGTGTCGTTAGCTTCATTTCCCGTCACTCCAATGTCTCGGAAGATAAGTTCCGTGAGCTTATGACCCGAACCGGTGAATTGACACGAGACATCGGAACCAATGTGATTGGCGTAGATGCGGTGAAATATGGTTTGATTGATGAAGTCGGTGGCCTTGGAAGTGCGCTGAAAAAGCTGAATGAACTGATCAAAGCGCAAAAAGGTGAGGAGAGTGTACTCCAATGA
- a CDS encoding ribonuclease J — protein sequence MAKSNHSVLVFALGGVGEIGKNMYVVQSGDDIVVIDAGLKFPEEEMLGIDMVIPDITYLEEHRDKVRGIIITHGHEDHIGGLSYVLKHLKVPVYATKLTLGLIDAKLKEAGILNETKRVLINSDSEVVLGKMKATFFRVNHSIPDCVGVCLDTPEGYIVHTGDFKFDQTPVNNQVADLAKMAMIGDRGVLCLLSDSTNAERPGFTGSERSVGKALMDVFSKASGRIVVSTFASNVHRIQQVVDAAAQFNRKLTVVGRSMQNVITISRDLGYLLVPEGLIVEIDEINKLPAEQVVILSTGSQGEPMSALTRMARSAHRKIDILPGDTVIIAATPIPGNEKYVARTIDQLSRIGADVIYGGHGPNGTVHVSGHGSQEELRLMLNLMKPKYFIPVHGEYRMLKTHALLAEQVGIPEENMFLLDNGDTVEFLGGKARYGGKVHAGNVLIDGLGVGDVGNIVLRDRKLLSQDGILVVVVTLSKQNGTILSGPDIISRGFVYVRESEELLDEANRIVTQTLVKCMEENVNEWSSLKNNVKESLGRYLYEQTRRRPMILPIIMEV from the coding sequence TTGGCAAAGTCGAATCACTCTGTTCTCGTTTTCGCCCTGGGCGGAGTCGGCGAAATTGGGAAGAATATGTACGTGGTACAAAGCGGTGACGACATCGTAGTGATTGATGCCGGATTGAAGTTCCCAGAAGAGGAAATGCTGGGGATTGATATGGTTATTCCGGATATCACCTACTTGGAGGAACATCGCGACAAGGTTCGGGGTATTATTATTACGCATGGACACGAAGACCACATCGGCGGCCTCAGCTACGTGCTGAAGCATTTGAAAGTCCCGGTTTATGCGACAAAACTTACCCTTGGTTTAATTGATGCAAAGTTAAAAGAAGCGGGCATCCTAAACGAAACAAAACGCGTATTGATCAACAGCGACTCGGAAGTCGTTCTCGGAAAGATGAAGGCGACCTTTTTCCGCGTAAACCACAGCATCCCGGATTGTGTAGGGGTATGCCTGGATACGCCAGAAGGTTACATCGTTCATACAGGAGACTTCAAGTTCGATCAAACACCTGTTAACAATCAGGTGGCTGATCTGGCAAAAATGGCGATGATCGGTGACAGAGGCGTTTTGTGCTTGCTCTCTGACAGTACGAATGCAGAACGGCCTGGATTTACCGGATCGGAACGCTCAGTGGGCAAAGCACTCATGGATGTGTTCAGCAAAGCATCTGGACGTATTGTTGTTTCTACGTTTGCATCAAATGTTCACCGCATTCAACAAGTGGTGGACGCTGCAGCACAGTTCAACCGTAAATTGACGGTTGTTGGCCGGAGCATGCAAAATGTCATTACTATCAGCAGAGACTTAGGGTACTTGCTGGTCCCTGAGGGATTGATTGTTGAGATCGATGAAATCAACAAATTGCCTGCTGAACAAGTCGTTATTTTATCAACTGGAAGCCAAGGAGAGCCTATGTCCGCGCTCACTCGGATGGCCCGATCCGCCCATCGGAAAATTGACATCCTTCCAGGCGATACTGTTATTATTGCAGCCACTCCCATTCCAGGGAATGAAAAATATGTGGCGCGTACGATCGATCAATTATCGCGCATTGGTGCAGATGTCATTTATGGTGGCCATGGACCTAACGGAACCGTCCACGTCTCCGGTCATGGTAGCCAAGAAGAATTGCGCCTGATGCTTAACCTAATGAAGCCTAAGTATTTTATTCCTGTTCACGGTGAATATCGCATGTTGAAAACGCATGCCTTACTTGCTGAACAGGTTGGCATTCCTGAAGAAAACATGTTCTTGCTGGATAACGGCGATACAGTTGAATTCTTAGGGGGCAAGGCCCGTTACGGTGGAAAAGTCCATGCTGGCAATGTTTTGATTGACGGCTTGGGCGTTGGTGATGTAGGAAACATCGTACTTAGAGATCGCAAATTACTGTCACAAGATGGCATACTGGTAGTTGTCGTTACACTCAGCAAACAAAATGGCACGATTTTGTCTGGTCCAGACATCATTTCTCGCGGTTTCGTCTACGTGCGTGAATCCGAAGAGTTGCTGGATGAGGCAAATCGCATAGTGACCCAAACACTTGTCAAATGCATGGAAGAAAATGTGAATGAATGGTCTTCACTGAAAAATAACGTAAAAGAGTCGTTAGGCCGCTATCTGTACGAGCAAACGCGCAGACGTCCGATGATCTTGCCGATTATCATGGAAGTGTAG
- the dapA gene encoding 4-hydroxy-tetrahydrodipicolinate synthase — translation MARFGRLVTAMVTPFNEQLQVDYDKTERLIDYLIANGTTGIVLSGTTGESPTLSRTEKLDLFRHVVSYAKGRCHIIAGTGSNDTASSIEFTQAVQSIGVDAIMVVAPYYSKPSQEGLYAHFKALSEATELPVMLYNVPGRSVVNMTAETTLRLAELPNVVCIKEASGNLSQMSQIIEHAPEGFELYSGDDGLTLPILSIGGVGIVSVASHVVGRPMTDMMDAFFAGNFTEAARLHRKLLPIFEGLFAYPSPGPTKVALEKLGVQVGGVRLPLVELNEQEKAYVHSLLV, via the coding sequence GTGGCACGTTTTGGCCGACTGGTTACCGCTATGGTAACACCTTTTAATGAGCAGCTACAGGTCGATTACGATAAAACAGAGCGACTGATTGACTATTTGATTGCAAATGGTACAACTGGAATCGTACTAAGTGGTACCACGGGTGAATCACCGACCTTATCCCGTACGGAGAAACTCGATCTTTTCCGTCATGTGGTTTCCTACGCAAAAGGAAGATGCCACATCATTGCAGGAACAGGCAGCAATGATACAGCATCAAGCATTGAGTTCACCCAAGCTGTACAATCCATTGGCGTAGACGCTATCATGGTGGTTGCACCTTATTACAGCAAGCCATCGCAGGAAGGGCTTTACGCACACTTCAAGGCATTATCGGAAGCAACCGAGCTGCCGGTGATGCTGTATAATGTGCCAGGAAGATCCGTCGTTAATATGACTGCCGAAACGACACTTCGTTTGGCGGAACTGCCTAATGTAGTATGCATTAAGGAAGCCTCCGGCAATTTGTCGCAGATGTCGCAAATCATTGAACATGCTCCGGAAGGTTTTGAGCTGTACAGTGGTGACGATGGTTTAACCTTGCCGATCCTGTCTATCGGGGGAGTGGGCATTGTCAGTGTGGCGAGTCACGTAGTTGGCCGTCCAATGACAGACATGATGGACGCCTTTTTTGCCGGTAACTTTACGGAGGCAGCAAGACTCCATCGCAAGCTGTTGCCGATTTTTGAAGGCCTGTTTGCCTATCCGAGCCCAGGACCGACCAAGGTCGCTTTAGAAAAGCTCGGCGTTCAAGTTGGGGGAGTTCGACTGCCTTTAGTCGAGCTGAACGAACAAGAAAAAGCATACGTGCATTCCCTGCTTGTTTAA
- the dapG gene encoding aspartate kinase: MKILVQKFGGSSLTTEDCRMRAIYHMEKAIDEGYALVVVVSAMGRKGDPYATDTLLQLVRANGNQLPSRETDMLMHTGEIISATVMCSMLNARGIKATILTGGQANIVTSDDFTNAQIMSIDPSRILQDLQESQVVIVPGFQGRTADWEITTLGRGGSDTTATALGVALKAETVDIFTDVEGIMTADPRIVEEAQRLGMVTYTEICNMAHLGAKVIHPRAVEIAMHANVPIRVRSTFSDDPGTLVTTMLEIGKLGYTVHDRVVMGIAHVPNITQIKVANKEGSYDTQLQVFKTMATNNISVDFINVNPMGVAYTVHDEMGEKAARLLTEMGYEPQLLPHCAKVSVIGAGMTGVPGVMARIVEALTQEDIQILQSADSHTTIWVLVHEMDMVRAVRALHQQFNLHVQHM, translated from the coding sequence GTGAAGATTCTCGTCCAGAAGTTCGGTGGTTCTTCCTTGACGACGGAGGATTGCCGGATGCGGGCAATCTACCATATGGAAAAAGCAATTGATGAGGGCTATGCCCTCGTCGTTGTCGTATCGGCAATGGGTCGCAAAGGTGATCCATACGCAACCGATACACTCTTGCAGTTGGTTCGTGCGAATGGGAACCAACTGCCAAGTCGAGAAACGGATATGCTGATGCATACCGGAGAAATCATCTCTGCTACAGTCATGTGCAGCATGCTGAATGCACGAGGAATTAAAGCAACGATTTTGACAGGCGGTCAGGCAAATATTGTGACGAGCGACGACTTTACGAATGCACAAATTATGTCGATCGATCCAAGCCGTATTTTGCAGGACTTGCAGGAAAGTCAGGTTGTGATCGTTCCAGGGTTTCAGGGACGTACAGCCGATTGGGAAATTACGACACTGGGGCGGGGCGGAAGCGATACGACTGCAACCGCTCTCGGTGTCGCCTTGAAGGCTGAAACGGTGGATATTTTCACCGACGTGGAAGGCATCATGACGGCGGACCCGCGTATCGTCGAAGAAGCGCAGCGGCTCGGTATGGTGACCTACACGGAGATTTGCAACATGGCTCACCTCGGTGCAAAAGTTATTCATCCTAGAGCGGTGGAGATCGCGATGCACGCAAACGTACCGATTCGTGTTCGCTCTACGTTTTCGGACGACCCCGGTACACTCGTTACGACTATGCTGGAGATCGGGAAATTGGGCTACACTGTACACGACAGAGTCGTCATGGGAATTGCTCATGTACCGAACATTACGCAGATCAAGGTCGCGAACAAAGAAGGGTCTTACGATACACAGCTACAAGTCTTCAAAACGATGGCAACCAATAACATCAGTGTAGATTTCATCAATGTGAACCCAATGGGTGTTGCTTACACGGTCCATGATGAAATGGGAGAAAAAGCTGCTCGTCTGTTAACGGAAATGGGTTACGAGCCGCAGCTTTTGCCGCATTGTGCAAAAGTGTCCGTTATTGGTGCAGGTATGACGGGCGTGCCGGGCGTGATGGCGCGAATCGTGGAGGCACTTACGCAAGAAGACATTCAAATTCTTCAATCGGCAGACTCCCATACAACCATCTGGGTACTCGTGCATGAAATGGATATGGTGAGGGCTGTTCGTGCGCTTCATCAGCAGTTCAACCTGCATGTTCAACATATGTAA
- a CDS encoding aspartate-semialdehyde dehydrogenase has protein sequence MANQLTFNVAVVGATGAVGQQMIQLLEKRNFPIKQLKLLASGRSAGKTVTFKGQEIVLEEATPDSFAGVDFALFSAGGSVSKELAHHAVRHGAVVIDNTSAFRMDPDVPLVVPEVNMDAALAHNGIIANPNCSTIQMVAALKPLYDRFGIDRIIVSTYQAVSGAGQSAINELLDQSRDILDGKEPQCNVLPVGKLPVHHQIAYNAIPQIDVFTDNGFTYEEMKMINETKKIFGDDTVLVSATCVRIPVVYGHSESVYVELKQDYDLAEVKALLKNAPGVVLVDVPEEQQYPLATDATGKLEVFVGRVRRDLHHPRGLHMWIVSDNLLKGAAWNTVQIAEELIKARV, from the coding sequence ATGGCAAACCAACTGACTTTCAATGTTGCTGTAGTCGGTGCGACTGGTGCAGTCGGACAGCAGATGATTCAACTATTAGAAAAGCGCAACTTCCCAATCAAACAGCTTAAGCTGCTTGCTTCTGGACGTTCTGCAGGAAAAACAGTCACCTTCAAGGGGCAAGAAATTGTACTGGAAGAGGCAACTCCAGACAGTTTTGCAGGGGTTGATTTTGCCTTGTTTAGTGCTGGCGGATCGGTCAGCAAGGAACTGGCTCATCATGCAGTGCGTCATGGTGCAGTTGTCATTGACAATACCAGCGCATTCCGGATGGATCCAGATGTTCCTCTCGTTGTGCCAGAAGTAAACATGGATGCTGCGCTCGCTCATAATGGAATCATTGCGAATCCGAATTGCTCTACGATTCAGATGGTTGCCGCTCTAAAACCCCTTTATGATCGTTTTGGTATAGACCGAATTATCGTTTCTACTTACCAGGCAGTATCTGGTGCAGGTCAATCTGCGATCAATGAATTACTCGACCAAAGTCGAGATATTTTGGATGGTAAAGAACCGCAGTGTAACGTACTTCCCGTAGGCAAATTGCCTGTACATCATCAGATTGCGTACAACGCGATTCCGCAGATTGATGTGTTCACCGACAATGGTTTTACTTATGAAGAAATGAAAATGATCAATGAGACCAAAAAAATCTTCGGTGATGACACTGTACTTGTTTCAGCTACTTGCGTACGTATTCCAGTGGTCTATGGCCATAGCGAGTCGGTATATGTAGAGCTGAAACAGGATTACGATCTGGCAGAAGTAAAGGCCCTGCTGAAAAACGCTCCCGGTGTCGTGTTAGTAGATGTGCCGGAGGAACAGCAGTATCCACTCGCTACTGATGCAACAGGCAAACTGGAAGTATTCGTGGGCCGGGTGCGTCGTGATCTCCATCATCCTCGTGGACTGCATATGTGGATCGTTTCTGACAATCTTCTCAAGGGTGCAGCATGGAATACAGTACAAATCGCTGAAGAACTCATAAAAGCAAGAGTATAG
- a CDS encoding dipicolinate synthase subunit B: protein MSKLQGKTIGFGLSGSHCTFEETMPQIKRFVDAGARVVPIVSNTIMTTDTRFGTSQSWQQQIKELTGEELISTIPQAEPLGPSKLLDVMLIAPCTGSTTSRLANAITDSAVLMAAKATMRNLRPIVIAISTNDGLGLNAANIAKLLAAKNMYFVPFGQDAPDKKPNSLVARMDLLLETCEAALEGRQLQPLLIERFNY from the coding sequence ATGAGTAAGCTTCAGGGAAAGACCATTGGATTTGGTTTGTCTGGATCGCATTGCACCTTTGAGGAAACCATGCCGCAAATTAAGCGATTTGTGGATGCTGGAGCACGGGTGGTACCAATCGTATCGAATACGATTATGACCACGGATACACGCTTCGGTACTTCCCAAAGCTGGCAGCAACAAATCAAGGAACTGACGGGGGAAGAGCTTATTTCGACGATTCCTCAGGCTGAGCCGTTGGGACCTTCCAAGTTGTTGGATGTCATGCTGATTGCGCCTTGCACAGGCAGTACGACGAGTCGACTGGCGAATGCCATTACGGATAGTGCCGTACTGATGGCAGCTAAAGCGACGATGCGTAATCTGCGACCTATAGTGATTGCCATTTCTACCAATGATGGTCTGGGATTAAATGCAGCCAATATTGCCAAGCTGTTGGCCGCGAAAAATATGTATTTCGTACCGTTCGGGCAGGATGCCCCGGATAAAAAACCGAACTCGCTTGTAGCTCGTATGGATCTCTTATTGGAAACATGCGAAGCAGCTTTGGAAGGTCGACAATTGCAACCCTTGCTCATCGAAAGATTTAACTACTAA
- the dpsA gene encoding dipicolinate synthase subunit DpsA, translated as MLTGIHVAFIGGDARQLEVIKRCIQLDASVTLVGFDNLESNFTGATKKPLTCDVLKDVDALILPIVGTDDQGYVESIFCSKQMQLLDEHVASLPSHCVVYTGMAKPYLKKLLASTQLPLVELLDRDDVAIYNSIPTVEGALMMAIQHTDITIHGSQSIVLGLGRTGLSMARALHALGARVRVGARRQEHLARIYEMGLTPFHISEVRQQVTNADFIFNTIPQLLLTAEVIAQMPQSAFILDLASKPGGTDFRYAERRGIKALLAPGLPGIVAPKTAGQILAQTLSRLIAGQRKAPGGDAT; from the coding sequence ATGCTAACGGGCATACATGTTGCCTTCATCGGCGGAGACGCTCGCCAGTTGGAAGTCATTAAGCGATGCATACAACTGGATGCTAGCGTCACGTTAGTTGGCTTCGACAACCTGGAAAGTAATTTTACAGGGGCAACGAAGAAACCATTAACATGCGATGTGTTGAAAGACGTGGACGCCCTCATCCTACCCATCGTAGGGACCGATGACCAAGGATACGTGGAAAGTATTTTCTGCTCCAAACAAATGCAGTTGCTAGACGAACATGTGGCGAGTCTGCCGAGTCATTGCGTGGTTTACACGGGAATGGCGAAGCCTTATCTGAAAAAGCTGTTGGCTTCCACACAGCTTCCTCTGGTGGAGCTCTTGGATCGTGATGACGTAGCTATCTATAACTCTATCCCTACTGTAGAGGGAGCGTTAATGATGGCGATTCAACATACGGATATTACGATTCATGGATCTCAGTCCATTGTTTTGGGGTTGGGCCGAACAGGTTTGTCCATGGCTCGAGCATTGCATGCGTTAGGGGCCCGCGTAAGAGTTGGGGCCAGACGTCAAGAACACTTGGCACGCATTTATGAGATGGGATTGACTCCCTTCCATATAAGCGAAGTAAGGCAACAGGTTACGAATGCTGATTTCATTTTTAATACCATCCCGCAATTATTACTCACGGCAGAAGTGATTGCTCAAATGCCTCAGTCGGCGTTTATTCTTGATCTTGCCTCCAAGCCAGGGGGAACGGATTTTCGATACGCTGAAAGACGAGGTATCAAAGCTCTTCTTGCTCCCGGATTACCTGGAATCGTTGCACCGAAAACCGCTGGACAAATTTTAGCCCAAACATTGTCTCGTCTTATTGCGGGTCAAAGGAAAGCGCCAGGAGGGGATGCAACATGA
- a CDS encoding YlmC/YmxH family sporulation protein, which translates to MRLSELGGKEIIGLDNGEKMGVISDSDLIIHPENGTIQSIILPGGSFFGFGKKREDLVIPWSSIVKIGPHMVIIQLQAPEAQASQK; encoded by the coding sequence ATGCGCTTAAGCGAGTTGGGTGGGAAGGAGATTATCGGACTGGACAACGGGGAGAAAATGGGGGTCATCAGTGATTCCGATTTAATCATCCATCCTGAAAACGGTACGATTCAATCCATCATCTTGCCAGGAGGCAGTTTCTTTGGTTTCGGCAAGAAGCGAGAGGACCTCGTGATCCCATGGAGCTCCATCGTAAAAATTGGGCCACATATGGTTATCATCCAGCTTCAAGCGCCTGAGGCACAAGCTTCGCAAAAGTAG
- a CDS encoding M16 family metallopeptidase → MIQHHTCDNGLRIVTERIPSVRSVALGIWVGTGSKYENEKNNGISHFLEHMFFKGTTTRSAKEIAETFDEIGGNVNAFTSKEYTCYYARVLDQHAPIALDVLSDMYFNSVFDADELEKEKNVVIEEISMYEDAPDDLVHDLIARASYSTHPLGYSILGTEDVLRSLKRDDLLAYIDQHYLPTNTVITVAGNFEDSLIEDIQKRFQTFSRPGSMPTLSTPDFAGNVIAHHKATEQAHLCLSLPGFKVGHPEVYSLILLNNVLGGSMSSRLFQEIREERGLAYSVYSYHSSYKEAGTFHVYTGTAPEQVGQVFDIVSRVLRDVADHGITDKELNKGKEQLKGSLMLSLESTNSRMSRLGKNELLLGRHLSLDEIIAKIDRVSHESVLAVAQQLFRSKMAMAMVSPLDGFPENVKNDILL, encoded by the coding sequence GTGATACAACATCATACGTGTGATAACGGTCTCCGAATCGTGACGGAACGGATTCCGTCCGTTCGCTCCGTTGCCTTAGGCATCTGGGTAGGGACTGGTTCGAAATATGAAAACGAGAAAAACAACGGGATTTCCCATTTTCTCGAGCATATGTTTTTTAAAGGGACGACAACTCGTTCTGCAAAGGAAATTGCGGAAACCTTTGATGAGATTGGTGGGAACGTGAACGCCTTTACCTCGAAGGAGTATACTTGCTATTACGCAAGAGTGCTCGACCAACACGCTCCAATCGCCCTCGATGTTCTTTCTGATATGTATTTCAACTCGGTGTTTGATGCCGATGAGTTGGAAAAGGAAAAGAACGTCGTCATTGAAGAGATTAGCATGTATGAAGACGCGCCAGATGATTTGGTGCATGATTTGATTGCACGTGCTTCGTACAGCACACACCCACTGGGGTATTCGATTTTGGGGACGGAAGATGTCCTGCGCAGCTTGAAACGTGACGATTTGCTCGCTTATATTGATCAGCATTACCTGCCAACGAATACGGTGATTACAGTAGCAGGAAACTTTGAAGACAGTTTGATTGAAGACATTCAAAAGCGCTTTCAGACTTTCTCGCGTCCAGGCAGTATGCCGACCTTGTCCACACCTGACTTTGCTGGAAATGTGATCGCTCATCATAAGGCGACAGAGCAAGCGCATTTGTGCCTGTCACTACCTGGCTTTAAGGTGGGGCATCCTGAAGTATACTCCTTGATTTTGCTGAACAACGTGCTGGGAGGCAGCATGAGCTCGCGTCTTTTCCAAGAAATTCGCGAAGAGCGCGGCTTGGCATACTCTGTTTATTCCTATCATTCGTCCTATAAAGAAGCGGGTACGTTCCACGTATATACAGGAACGGCACCAGAGCAAGTCGGACAGGTATTTGATATCGTCTCGCGCGTCCTGCGCGATGTCGCTGATCATGGAATTACAGACAAAGAGCTGAACAAAGGAAAAGAGCAGTTGAAAGGCAGCCTGATGCTCAGCTTGGAAAGCACGAACAGCCGTATGAGTCGACTTGGCAAGAATGAACTCCTGCTGGGCCGTCACCTTAGTCTAGACGAGATCATCGCCAAAATTGACCGAGTTTCCCATGAATCTGTCTTGGCTGTGGCGCAGCAGCTGTTCCGTTCCAAGATGGCTATGGCGATGGTGAGCCCACTCGACGGCTTCCCTGAAAACGTGAAGAACGATATTTTGTTGTAA
- a CDS encoding polysaccharide deacetylase family protein has product MTNRTRRLLFIVIYGAALIVLLNYQPIHHYISTIKNVQVVNGDRNENEKARLRAQIEKWKEGREEQPIDAVVDQTWKAIPGYNGRVVDVEESINKMLATGVSSPDLLVYKEVPPAVSLEQLGAQPIYRGNPNKPAISFMINVAWGNEYLDSMLNTLDKHKVKTTFFLDGSWVKRYPEEAKKILARGHEIGNHAYSHPDMNTLGTQRIHQEISRTQDVIYKTLEVKPSLFAPPSGAFNQRVVQIAHSSYQMNTILWTADTIDWQKPSPAYVINKISRKMGNGVLVLMHPTSTSEASLDQLLTIAKKKGLQPTTVSEVISSRRLPSP; this is encoded by the coding sequence ATGACGAATAGGACCAGGAGACTTTTGTTCATCGTTATATATGGAGCAGCGCTGATCGTTCTCTTGAATTATCAGCCTATTCATCATTACATTAGCACGATCAAAAATGTCCAAGTAGTGAATGGAGATCGTAACGAAAACGAAAAAGCGCGTTTACGGGCGCAGATTGAAAAGTGGAAAGAGGGCAGAGAGGAACAGCCGATAGATGCCGTCGTCGATCAGACGTGGAAGGCAATTCCGGGCTATAATGGCCGTGTAGTGGATGTAGAAGAATCAATTAATAAAATGCTGGCTACTGGTGTTTCTAGTCCAGATTTGCTGGTATACAAGGAAGTACCTCCAGCGGTTTCGCTTGAGCAATTAGGAGCACAGCCCATCTATCGAGGAAATCCGAATAAACCAGCGATTTCTTTCATGATTAACGTGGCTTGGGGAAATGAGTATCTCGATTCGATGCTCAATACACTCGATAAACATAAGGTAAAGACAACCTTCTTTCTGGATGGCTCTTGGGTAAAACGTTACCCAGAAGAAGCAAAAAAGATCTTGGCACGTGGCCATGAGATTGGTAATCACGCGTATTCCCATCCCGATATGAACACACTGGGAACACAGAGAATTCATCAAGAGATAAGTCGTACGCAAGATGTTATTTATAAAACGCTGGAAGTGAAGCCTTCCCTGTTTGCCCCCCCATCTGGTGCTTTTAACCAGCGCGTTGTACAGATCGCGCATTCTTCTTATCAAATGAATACGATTCTATGGACGGCAGATACGATTGACTGGCAGAAACCTTCGCCTGCTTATGTGATCAATAAAATAAGCCGGAAAATGGGCAATGGTGTCCTTGTGCTCATGCATCCTACATCTACCTCCGAGGCCAGTTTAGATCAACTCCTGACAATCGCTAAAAAGAAGGGGCTACAGCCAACGACTGTTTCGGAGGTTATTTCGAGCCGTAGACTCCCGTCACCGTAA